Part of the Streptomyces sp. HSG2 genome, GCACGCAGCCCTTCTACAGTGGTGGCATAAGTTCTAAGATTCTCTTCCTCGTCGGCCGCAGCATAGGGGGCGATGCCTAGTTCAAGGGCAGTGGTGTGCTGCTCAATACTGTCAGCTGTCTGCTGCAGATTGAAGGCCCTTTCACGGGGCTTGAAGTAGCCAGCAGCAGCGGTGATTACTGTGACCGTAGCGCCTAGCCCAATCAGAACACCCTTTGCCGGTTGTGGCGGATCATACCAAGCGGTGACGCCGGTGATCGCCGCCGAACTAATGAAGAGAAGCCATTGCATCAGCAGGTGCAGGCGTCGGTAATGGCGCGACTCTTTACGCAACCGGGCAATCTCCCAAGGGATTATCTCCTTATAGGATGCCTGCCGGTCCGTAACAGGCGGAGTATGTCGTCGCGCCTCAAGGACGTGCCGCTCCTCAGCCAAGGCAAGTTCGAGCCGCAATTTCCTGACGGGA contains:
- a CDS encoding DUF4231 domain-containing protein, which codes for MLGNPSGGYTTDLLIEHRREIADLLQRIKNRRLQVFGLYATPIFLIVTLLAWAGVKVFIWLHGDTPTAVNGIFAAVALILATASVIQGIAEFGVGSPWADSETPVRKLRLELALAEERHVLEARRHTPPVTDRQASYKEIIPWEIARLRKESRHYRRLHLLMQWLLFISSAAITGVTAWYDPPQPAKGVLIGLGATVTVITAAAGYFKPRERAFNLQQTADSIEQHTTALELGIAPYAAADEEENLRTYATTVEGLRAEQRMREQQLDQPQQGQQQVI